AGTTAACGACCGCTTACTTCAAGAAAGGGTCCGGCCCGCCGCGAAGGGCCGGAATTCGGCCCTCCAGACGGAAAATGGTCCGCACCATTGACCCCACTGGTCTAGTCCTTCTACGGTGACGGCCCGAACGCGTTACCGCGTTCATGCCAATCGGCGCGCGTTTCCCTCTTCCCCCCACGAGGAGACACCCGATGCACGTCCCGCACCTCCCCAGCGCCCGCTCCCTGCGGACGCTCTTCTCCGCCCTGTGTTCCGTCGCCCTCGGCGCGGGGCTGCTGGCCGGCGCCGGCACGGCCACGGCCACGCCTCCTCCGCAGGCGCCCGCCACGCAGGCCGCGGCCGGTTCCAAGGTCGTCGGCTACTTCACCGAATGGGGCACCTACGACCGGAAGTACTACGTCAAGAACGTCGAGACCTCCGGTTCCGCCGCCGAACTGACCCACATCAACTACGCCTTCGGCAACGTCACCGGCGGCAAGTGCGCGATGGGCGACGCCTACGCGGCGACCGACCGGGCGTACACCGCGGCCGAGTCCGTCGACGGGACCGCCGACACCTGGGACCAGCCGCTGCGGGGCAACTTCAACCAGCTGCTCAAGCTGAAGGAGAAGCACCCCGACCTCAAGATCCTGTGGTCCTTCGGCGGCTGGACCTGGTCCGGCGGGTTCACGGAGGCCGCCAAGGACCCGGCCGCCTTCGCCCAGTCCTGCTACGACCTGGTCGAGAACTCCAAGTGGGCCGATGTCTTCGACGGCATCGACATCGACTGGGAGTACCCCAACGCCTGCGGCCTGAGCTGCGACGAGAGCGGCCGGGACGCGTTCCCGAAGCTGATGAGCGCGCTGCGTGCCAAGTTCGGCCAGGACTACCTGGTGACCGCGGCGATCACGGCCGACGCGACGGCCGGCGGCAAGATCGACGCGGCCGACTACGCGGGCGCCGCCCAGTACGTCGACTGGTACAACCCGATGACGTACGACTTCTTCGGCGCCTGGGACGCCACCGGACCGACCGCGCCGCACTCGCCGCTCACCTCGTACTCCGGCATTCCCAAGGCGGACTACCACTCCTCGGCGACCATCGCGAAGCTCAAGGGCCTCGGCGTTCCGGCCTCGAAGCTGCTGCTCGGCATCGGCTTCTACGGCCGCGGCTGGACCGGCGTCACCCAGTCGGAGCCCGGCTCCACCGCGACCGGCCCGGCGAAGGGCACGTACGAGAACGGCATCGAGGACTACAAGGTGCTGAAGACCAGTTGCCCGGCGACCGGCACGGTGGCGGGCACCGCATACGCCAAGTGCGGCAGCGACTGGTGGAGTTACGACACCCCGCAGACCATCGCGACCAAGATGTCGTACAAGAACGAGCAGGGTCTGGGCGGGACGTTCTTCTGGGAGCTGAGCGGTGACACCGCGAACGGTGAGCTGATCAAGGCGATCGACTGAACCACCCGGCGCACGGGGGCGGGGGCGGAGGCCGGCTCGGGCCTCCGCCCCTTCGTCAGCTGTCGCGGCGGGCGGGCTCCGGGGCCGGGTAGGCGGGGTCCAGCTCCTCGATGGCGCGCAGGGTGCCGCCGAGCGACTTGACCAGGAGTTCGCGCATGGTCTCGCGGAGCAGTTCGGGCCGGCCGATCCAGTCGAGGGTGGCGCCCTCGACGCTGCACACCCAGGCGAGCAGGCCCATGCGGGCCAGCGGCCCGATGTCGGAGCGGCCGTAGGCCCCCTCCGCGATGGTGGCGACGATGGCCTCGCGCACCCCGTCCCGGATGGCGTGCACCTCGGCGTCGAAGCCGACCCCGCCGCTGACGATGGTCCGGTAGGCGGCCTGGTTGTGCTCGGCGTAGCGCAGGTAGCCGTCGATGGTGCGCTGCACGCGGTCCACCTGGGGCAGTTCGGTGCCCCGGGCGGCGGTGGTGACCAGGTCGGCGACGGAGTCCTGGATGATCGCCAGGTAGTAGCCCCGCTTGGACTGGAAGTAGTAGTAGATCAGCCCTTTGGCGACATGCGCCTGGCGGGCGATGTCGTCCATCGAGAGCGCGTCGTAGGACGTGTCCGCGAACAACCTCCGCCCGATGGCGATGAGTTCGGCGCGACGTGCCAGCGACCGCTCGGTGCCGCGCGCCCGGGGACGGGCGTCGGCACGTTGTTGACTGATATTCAATTTCGACCCTGGTCTCCTACGGGCAGCGGGACATCCGCAGTATGGCAGGTCGGGTCGTGGGGCAGGTCACACGCCGGTCACGTCACAGCAGCCCCAGCTGAACCACGAGCATCGCGACCACCACGACGAGGGTCCATCCCATGACGTGCTCGACGATCTTCGGACCGTCGTCCTTGGGGCCGCCGGTACGGACACGGGCGGCGGTGGCGGTGTGTGCGGTCATGGCTTCTCACTGATCTCGGGCGTTCGGCGGACTCCCCCCGCGGTCCTGTCCACCTTGCCACCGACAGCGGCTTTTGCGCCGGAGACCTTGGTCACAGCGAGGGCCCCCGGCGGCGGTCCGCCGGGGGCCCTCGAGCTGCGTCAGCGCACGCCCACCGCCGCGAGCGCCCTGCGCTGGCGCGCGCTCGGGTGGGCCGGGAAGTACAGGTAGCAGACGCCGCCGGTGCCGGAGACGACCTTGCCGTCGGCGTTGTACCGCTTGGTCCGCAGCCAGATGTTCTCCCACTCGCGCCGCTTGTAGACGCGCCGCACCGCCTCGTTGTCGTCGGAGGCGGGGTCGTTGGCGATCACGTCCCCGTCGGCGGTGAAGCCGATCACGGTCATCAGGTGGCCCGAGGTGCCGTACCCCGCCCCGGTCAGCTCCTTCTCCAGGAACGACTGGGACGTTATGGCCGGGATGCCGGCCGCGATCAGCGTCTCCAGGTCGGTGAGGGAGCCGAGGCGGGTCACCACGCCCTGGAGGCCCTTGAAGGTGGCCGCGTAGGCGGCGTTGAACGGCCAGTTGCCGCAGCCGGAGTACTGGTTGTCGTACGTGCACCGGGCCGCGTGGCAGACCTGCGGGTCGGCGTAGGAGGGGTCGACCCAGGAGAGCTGGTCCTCGGTGAGCCTGCCACCCCAGTACTCGATGATCATCTGCGAGGAGGTGGGGCTGCACCAGGCCTCGCCGCCGTTGTCGTACTCGGGGTACTGGCCCTTGTGGATCTCCTGCGAGTAGCGCGGGACGCGCAGTTCCCGGGCGAGGCCGGGCGCGGAGGCCGGGACGGTGAAGCGGTCGGGGACGTCGGACCCCATCGCGCCGAGCCGCCAGACGGTGGGCGCGCTCCGCGTGCCGGGGCGCCGGTACAGGGTGAGCCGGAGCCGGTAGGAGGCCAGGCGGAGGCCCGAGGCCGCGTCGTCGACCGCGAAGGTGTCCGTCCAGACGCTGCTCCTGCCGTCGCCCTGGTCGTCGACCGAGGTGCGGCGGATGTCCTGGTCACCGTCGCCCGCCGTCCAGCGGCCCATCACGTACCAGGGCGTGTCCGTGCCGTCGGAGTAGGTGCCGCGCAGCTCGACCTGGATCCAGGTGCCGCTCGGGGTGTGCGCGTTCCAGGAGGCGATGGCCTCCGTCGAGGGCACGGTGAGCCGGTGGACGGGCGAGGTCCAGGTGGCGTACTCCCAGGCGGCGGTGGTGCCGGTGTGCGGGTCGGTGTAGTCGGTGGTGCCGGCCGGGGTGCCGATCGTCACGCCGGGCCGGGAGCCCGCCGCGACCCGGGCCCCCCGGGTGGTACCGCGCCGCCAGTCGCTGTAGGTCGTCCAGGCGCGGTAGTCGACCCGGCGGGCGGGGGCGCGGCCGGTGTCCCCGTCGCCACCGCCGGTGCCCGCGCCGGACGCGGCGGCCTCGGCGGTGGCCGGGACCGCGCCACCGGCGACGGCGGCCGCGGCGACTGCCGCGGCCAGGACGGCTCTGCGGGACGGCTGTTCGGCTCTGCTCATGGGCGGGAGACCCCCAGGTGTCCGAGTCGGGCGGGTCCGTTGCACGGTCGTGCGCCCACTATGACCGCAGGCGCCCGCTCCTGCCAGCACTTCCGCGCACGCCACGCCACGAACATTGGTGTCGACCTGTGGCGCGAACGGCGAGGTGGGGACGGGTCGGGGGCGCGGTTAGAGTGCGGGGCGAACCGTGTCCGTCCCCTCGTGCCGCACAGGATCCGTCATCCACGACCTCGCCGCCCGGCTCCGCCGCCTTCCGCCCTCCTGCGGGCCCGTGCGCCTGATCGGCGTCGACGGGCACGCCGGTTCCGGGAAGTCCACGTTCGCCGGACGGCTGGCGGCCGGGCTGGGCGGCGCACCGGTGCTGCGCCTCGACGACATCGCCAGTCACGACGAACTGTTCGACTGGACCGACCGGCTGCTCGGCCAGGTGATCGAGCCGCTGCGACACGGGGACACCGCGCACTACACCCCCTACGACTGGCGGTCCCGGCGCTTCGGGGCGGCGCGTCCGCTGCCGCCCGCGCCGGTGGTACTGGTCGAGGGGGTCGGCGCGGGCCGTCGGGCGCTCCGTCCGCACCTGGCGCTGCTGTTCTGGATGGACCTGCCCGCCGAGGAGGCGTGGGCCCGCGGCCGGGCGCGCGACGGAGCGGAACAGCGGGAGTTCTGGGACGGATGGGTTCCGGCGGAGCGCCGCCACCTCACGGACGACCCTTCGCGCCCCTTCGCGCACTGCCTGGTACGGCAGAGGGAGGAGGGGTACGAGGTGCTGCCGGGGCCGGCGGGGACCACTTCCGGACCCCCTTTTTTCACGCAGGGTGACGGACCGTCGGCAATGTGCTGAACTCGTGAAGATCGCGCCCCGGCAACCCACGGACGCGCCCCAACTCCGCTTGACCCAGGGGCCGTACAGGTCTTACGTTCTGAATGTGCGGTAGTTCGAAGCCGCCGACAGACGCGAAGCCCCCGGTTGTTCCCCCGTGATCGGGGGCTTCGTTCTGCCCTGAGCCCGTTTTCCGGGTGCTCCGTGACGCCGGACGCTCACCCTCGGTCACCATTCGGTCGCCTGTTCCAGCCACTCCCACCTCGCGGAACGACGGCTCCCCGCACTCTTCGGAGGACCGGGCGCCGCGGGTACGATGCCCTCGGTGCGACCTACGGGCGGTTGCCGCGCGCACCTGCAACTCCGGTCCTCGGTGCAGCCGTTGACCGAGGCGGCCGGACGGGCGACGGCTCGGCGGCTTACCGACGGGGGCACGGTACGTGGGGGACGGGATGGACTTCGGCACGCGGGGCCCGCAGGCCCCGGCCGACCTCGCCTGGCTGCGCGGCGTGGACGCCTACACCATGGGGGCCTACCCGCAGGCGGAGGAGGAGTTCCGGACCGCGGTACGCATCGACCCCACCATGGCCGACGGCTGGCTGGGGCTGCACGCCCTGCGCGTCGACACCACGAACGCCTTGCTGCGGATGTTCCGCAACCGGGAGCGTTTCGGCGAGCAGCGCGCCCGCCACCGTCGCACCCTCAACTCCTGGTACTGGCTGGGCTGGTGGGTGCAGCCCGTGCTGGAGAACCCGCGCGACCTGCTGCTCGCGCACGCCTCCCACTGGCTGGACGGCCGCCACGTCCCGGAGCTGGACCGGGCGCTGGCCGGGCTGCCGCCGGTCGACACCGACGCCCAGGTCCGCTTCCTGCACGCCTGCCGCGCCTACCTCGTCAAGGACTGGGAGCAGCTCGTCCGGCACACCGACCCCCTGCTCGGCGATCCCCTGCTGGGCATCGAGGCCGGCCTCTTCAGCGGCATGGCCCGGGTCCGCCTGGAGATGTTCGGCCAGGCCGAGCCGCTGCTGTCGGCCGCCCTGATGCGGTGCCGCAGCGAGCAGCCCCAGCGCAAGGAGCTGCGCTACTGGCTGGCGCGGGCCCACGAGGGCACCGGCCGCAGCGCCGCGGCACTCCCCCTGTACCGGGCCGTGCACCGCGTCGACCCGGCGTTCATGGACACCTCGGCCCGGCTGGCGGCGATCGACGAGAGCGACGGCTACGACGACGCCGCCGACCTCGCGGGCCTCTCCGGAGCCGGCCCGGGCTTGGACGGCCTGGACGGTCTTGACCCGCTCTTCGGCACCGAGCAGCGCGACCTCAAGGTCTCCGCGCCCGGGTCCTCGCCGGGCTCGCCGCTGCCCACGCTGAGCGGACCGCCGGTGCGCCACAAGGCCGACGGGGCCGATCCGGCCCTGCCGACCGGGCCCACCGACCCCGCGTTGCTGGAGGAGGCGCTCGCCGAGCTGGAGCGCATGGTGGGACTCGAGCCGGTGAAGCGTCAGGTCAAGGCGCTGTCCGCACAGCTGAACATGGCGCGGCTGCGCGCCGGGCAGGGCCTGCCGGTCCAGCCGCCCAAACGTCACTTCGTCTTCTCCGGCCCCTCCGGCACCGGCAAGACCACCGTGGCCCGCATCCTGGGCCGCGTCTTCTACGCCCTCGGCCTGCTCGGCGGTGACCACCTGGTGGAGGCGCAGCGGGCCGACCTGGTCGGCGAGTACCTCGGCCAGACCGCTGTGAAGGCCAACGAACTGATCGACTCCGCGCTCGGCGGCGTCCTCTTCGTGGACGAGGCGTACTCCCTGTCCAACTCCGGCTACGGCAAGGGCGACGCGTACGGCGACGAGGCGCTCCAGGTGCTGCTGAAGCGCGCCGAGGACAACCGCGACCACCTGGTGGTGATCCTGGCCGGCTATCCGGAGGGCATGGACCGGCTGCTCGCCGCCAACCCGGGGCTGTCCTCCCGCTTCACCTCGCGGGTCGACTTCCCCTCGTACCGGCCGCTGGAGCTGACCTCGATCGGTGAGGTGCTCGCGGCCGAGAACGGGGACGGGTGGGACGAGGAGGCGCTGGACGAGCTGCGGTCGATCGCCGGGCACGTGGTGGACCAGGGGTGGATCGACGAGTTGGGCAACGGGCGGTTCCTGCGGACGCTGTACGAGAAGAGCTGCGCCTACCGGGATCTGCGGTTGTCGGTCTGTCCCGGCGAGCTGACCCGGGACGACCTGGCTACGTTGCGGCTGCCGGACTTGATGCAGGCGTATGGGGAGGTGCTGTCGGGGCGGGGGCCGCAGGATCCGCCGACCGGGTGAGCTGCGGCGTCACCACCCGGTGGGCCGGGTCCCTGACCTCCCCCACCAGCAGCTCCAGCACGTCCTCCAGAGCGACCAGGCCCAGCACCCGGCCGGAGGCGTCCGTCACCTGGGCCAGGTGGGTGGCCGCGCGGCGCATCACCGTGAGGGCGTCGTCGAGGGGCAGTTCGGGGCGCAGCGTGGTCATCGGGCGCCAGAGGTGCTGGGGCACGGCCCGCTCGGACTCCTCCAGGTCGAGGACGTCCTTGACGTGCAGGTACCCCATGAAGGCGCCCTGTCCGGCGGCGACCGGGAAGCGCGAGTACCCGGTGCGGGCGGTGAGCGCGACGATCCGGGCCGGGGTGACCGAGGGGCTGACCGTCACCAGGGACTCCCTCTTGAGGAGCACGTCGGTGACCGGGCGGGAGCCCAGTTCCAGGGCGTCCTCCAGGCGTTCCTGCTCCTCCGGGTCGAGCAGGCCGGCCTGGCCGGCGTCCTCCACCAGGCGGTTGAGCTGCTCGCTGGTGAAGACGGCCTCGACCTCGTCCTTGGGCTCGACGCGGAACAGCCGCAGGACGACCCGCGCGCAGGCGCCGAGTGCGACGGTGACCGGTCCGCAGAGGCGGGCGAAGGCGACCAGGCCGGGGCTGAGCCACAGGGCGGCCTTCTCGGGGGCGGCCATCGCGAGGTTCTTCGGGACCATCTCGCCGATGACGAGGTGGCAGAAGACCACGACGGCCAGCGCGATGACGTAGCCGAGCGGGTGGATCATGCCGTGCGGCAGGTGGATCCACGCGAAGGCGGGCTCCAGCAGATGCGCGACGGTCGGTTCGGCGACGGCGCCGAGCGTCAGTGAGCAGACGGTGATCCCGAACTGGGCGGCGGCCATCATCCGCGGCAGCCGCTCCAGCCCGTACAGGACCTGGCGGGCGCGGGCGGTGCCGAGTGGTTCGATCTGGCTGCGGCGCACCGAGACCAGCGCGAACTCGGCGCCGACGAAGAACCCGTTGGCGAGCACGAGCAGCGCCGCGAAGAGGAGTTGCAGGACGCTCATCGGGCGGCCTCCGGCACCGAGACCGGCGCCGTGCGCACCAGCCGTATCCGTTCGGCGCGGTAGTGGCCGACCTGGCGGACGGAGAGCCGCCAGCCGGGCAGCTCCGCGCGGTCGCCGACGGCGGGGATGCGGCCGAGCAGGTCGGCGACGAGCCCGGCCACGGTCTCGTACGGACCGTCGGGCGCTTCGAGACCGACGCGGCGCAGGGCGTCGACGCGGCAGCTGCCGTCGACGTCCCAGGCGGGGCGGCCGTCCTCGGGCGGGGCGGGGGCCAGTTCGGGCGCGTCCAGGCCGTCGTGCTCGTCGCGGACCTCGCCGACGATCTCCTCGACGATGTCCTCCAGCGTGACGACGCCGGCCGTGCCGCCGTACTCGTCGACCACGACCGCGATGGGCTGCTCGCTGCGCAGGCGGGCGAGGAGCGGCCGGACGGGCAGCGTCTCGGGGACGAGCAGCGCCGGGCGGGCGATCCGGCCGGTCAGGACGCGCAGCCGGTCGTGGGCGGGGACGGCGAGCGCGTCCTTGAGGTGCACCATGCCGACGATCTCGTCGATCCTCTCCCGGTAGACGGGGAAGCGGGACAGTCCGGTGGCGCGGGTCAGGTTGACCACGTCCTGGGCGGTGGCCGAGGAGTGCAGGGCGCTGACCTTCACCCGCGGGGTCATGACGTGCTGGGCGGTCAGGTCGCCCAGGGACAGGGTCCGCACGAAGAGGTCGGCGGTGCCCTGTTCCAGCGCGCCGGCGCGGGCGGAGTGCCGGGCCAGGGAGACCAGTTCGCCGGGGGTGCGGGCGGAGGCCAGCTCTTCGGCGGGCTCGATGCCGAGTGCGCGGACCAGGCGGTTGGCCACGGAGTTCAGGGCCGCGATCACGGGGTGGAAGAGCCGGGCGAAGGCGTGCTGCGGGCCGGCGACGAAGCGCGCGACCTGGAGGGGCCTGGAGACCGCCCAGTTCTTGGGCACCAGCTCGCCGATCACCATCTGCACCGCCGAGGCCAGCAGCATGCCGACGACGACCGACACGCCGGGCACGGCGCCGTCGGGGACGCCGACGGCCGTGAACGGGCCGTCCAGGAGCTGGGCGAGCGCCGGTTCGGCGAGCATGCCGACGACCAGGGAGGTGATGGTGATCCCGAGCTGGGTGCCGGAGAGCTGGAAGGACAGCTCCTTGAGGGATTCGACGACCCGGTGGGCCCGCCGGTCACCGTCGGCGGCGGCCTGTTCGGCGTCCGGCCGTTCGACGGTGACGAGGCCGAACTCGGCGGCGACGAAGAAGCCGTTGGCGAGGATCAGCAGGAAAGCGGCTGCCAGGAGCAGCAGGGGGGTGGTCATGATGCCGCCGCCTGTGCGGTGTCACAGCAGGGGGCGGCGCAAGTACTGCAGGACGGTCCGTCCATCGCCGGAGGGAGTCACTCCTCGGGTAGCAGGAACCCCCTGCGCACCGGGCGGAGCGGCAGGGGCGAGGACGCGGTGGGCGCGTCTGTCGTTCCCAGATTAATCAGGAAAAGGGCGCCCGCGGCAGGGCTCGCGGCGCGGTGTCAGTCACGCGTCGGATCGGGTTGGGCGCCGGACCGGGCCTCCACGAGGGCGCGCAGGGCGCGGGCGTCGGCGATGGCGCGCTGCTTGGCGATGCCCGGCTGGATGCCGAGCACGGGCAGGCTGGTGCCGTCGCTGAGGTCGAGGAAGACCCAGGGGTCGCCGTGGCGGAGGTTGACCCGGAGGATCTCGGGCCAGGCCAGGCGCCGCCTGGTGGTCAGGTTGACGACCGTGACGCCCGTCGCGTCGGCGGCGACGTGAGGCCGGGCCAGCAGGAGCAGTCCGCCGGCCAGGAGGAGGGCCGTCAGCACGAAGCTGAGGCGCTCCCCCGTCCCGAGGCCGGCGAGCACCGTCCCGACCGCCGTGATGGTCGCGAAGGTGGCGACGGCGAGGACGATCAGGACGGCGCGGGTGCGGCCCGGCCGGAAGGTGACGGGCAGGGCGGGCAGGTCCGGCGTGGTGTCGGGCATGGCGTCGCTCCGGGCGGGCTCAGAGACGGCAGGCGTGGATGGCCGTGGTCAGGATGGCCCGGGCGCCGATCTCGTAGAGGTCGTCCATGATCCGCTGGGCCTCCTTGGCGGGGACCATCGCGCGGACGGCGACCCAGCCCTCGTTGTGCAGCGGGGAGACCGTGGGGGATTCGAGGCCGGGGGTGAGCGCGACGGCCTTCTCCAGCTGCTCGACGCGGCAGTCGTAGTCCATCATCACGTACGTCCGGGCGACCAGGACGCCCTGGAGGCGGCGCAGGAACTGCTGGACCTTGGGCTCGGTGGCCTCGTCGGGCTCGGCGCCCGCGCGGCGGATCACGACGGCCTCGGACTTCATGATGGGCTCGCCGAAGACCTCCAGGCCCGCGTTGCGCAGGGAGGTGCCGGTCTCCACGACGTCGGCGATGACCTCGGCGACGCCGAGTTCGATGGCGGTCTCGACGGCGCCGTCGAGGTGGACGACGGAGGCGTCGATGCCCCGGTCGGCCAGGTGGGCGGCGACGATGCCCTCGTAGGAGGTGGCGACGGTGCGGCCCTTGAGGTCCTCGATGCCGCCTGCCGCGCCCGGCTTTCCGGCGAAGCGGAAGGTGGAGCGGGCGAAGCCGAGCGGCAGGATCTCCTCCGCGTCGGCGCCGGAGTCGATCAGCAGGTCCCGGCCGGTGATGCCGATGTCCAGCTTGCCGGAGGAGACGTAGATCGCGATGTCGCGGGGCCGGAGGTAGAAGAACTCGACCTCGTTGGTCGGGTCGACGACGCGCAGTTCCTTGGACTCGCGGCGCTGCTGGTAGCCGGCCTCATGCAGCATGTCCGCCGCAGGGCCGGAGAGGGAACCCTTGTTGGGGACGGCGATGCGCAGCATGAGGTCGGCTTCCTTTGCGTGGAGTGGGGCAGGGGGGTGCTGGGCTCACAGGTGGGCGTAGACGTCGTCCAGGGAGATGCCGCGGGCGACCATCATCACCTGGACGTGGTACAGCAGCTGCGAGATCTCCTCGGCCGCCGCGTCCTTGCCCTCGTACTCGGCGGCCATCCAGACCTCGGCGGCCTCCTCGACGACCTTCTTGCCGATGGCATGGACCCCCTTGTCCACCAGCTCGGCGGTGCGGGAGGTGGCGGGGTCGCCGTTTGCGGCCTTGTGCTGGAGCTCGGTGAAGAGCTCCTCGAACGTCTTATTGGACATGGTGGCGCCCACTTTACGCGTAGTGCCGGCGGGGCTAGCGCCACGGTTCGGATACTGAGCGGAGCGTGGCCGCCGTGGCGACGGCCGCGGTCACCGCCTCGTGCCCCTTGTCCTCGTTGGAGCCTTCCAGTCCGGCGCGGTCCAGGGCCTGCTCCTCGGTGTCGCAGGTGAGGACGCCGAAGCCGATGGGGACGCCGGTCTCCACGGAGACCTGGACCAGGCCCTGGGTGACGCCCTGGCACACGTAGTCGAAGTGGGGGGTGCCGCCGCGGATGACGACGCCGAGGGCGACGACCGCGTCGTAGCCACGGCCCGCGAGGACCTTGGCGACCACCGGGAGCTCGAAGCTGCCGGGGACCCTGAGCAGGGTCGGCTCGTCGATGCCGAGGTCGTGCAGGGCGCGCAGGGCGCCGTCCACCAGTCCGTCCATCACCTGGTCGTGCCACTGTGCCGCGACGACGGCGACCCGCAGGTCCCCCACGTTGCGTACGGACAGTTCCGGTGCACCCTTGCCGCTCACGTCGCTCCTCGCGTTGCTGCTTGCTTACTGGTTGCCGCAGGTGGACACGGGCTTCGTGTCCAGCCAGGGCAGGTCGTGTCCCATCCGGTCCCGCTTGGTGCGCAGGTATCGGAGGTTGTGCTCGCCGGCCTGGACGGGCATCGGCTCGCGGCCGGTGACGTCGATGCCGTGCCGGACGAGGGCGTCGCTCTTGTCCGGGTTGTTGGTCATCAGGCGGACGGAGCGTACGCCGAGGTCCTGGAGGATCTGGGCGCCGGCGCCGTAGTCGCGGGCGTCGGCGGGCAGGCCCAGTTCCAGGTTGGCGTCGAGGGTGTCCCGGCCGCGCTCCTGGAGTTCGTAGGCGCGCAGCTTGGACATCAGGCCGATGCCGCGCCCCTCGTGGCCGCGCAGGTAGACGACCACGCCCCGCCCCTCGGCCTGGATGCGGTCCAGGGAGGCGTCGAGCTGGGGACCGCAGTCGCAGCGCTGGGAGCCGAAGACGTCGCCGGTGAGGCACTCGGAGTGGATGCGGACCAGGACGTCGGTGCCGTCGCCTACGTCGCCGTGCACGAGGGCGACGTGCTCGACGCCGTCGACGGTGGAGCGGTAGCCGTACGCGGTGAACTCGCCGTGCCGGGTGGGGAGGTGGACCTCGGCCTCGCGGCGGACGGTCGGTTCCGCGCTGCGGCGGTAGGCGATGAGGTCCTCGATGGAGATGATCGTCAGGCCGTGCTTGCGGGCGAACGGGATCAGCTCGGGCAGCCGCAGCATCCGCCCGTCCTCGCCGGCGATCTCGACGATGGCGCCGGCCGGGCGCAGCCCCGCGAGGCGGGCCAGGTCGACGGCGGCCTCGGTGTGGCCGTCGCGGACGAGGACGCCGCCGGAGCGGGCGCGCAGCGGGAAGATGTGGCCGGGGCGGACCAGGTCGGTGGGTTCGGCGGTGCCGCTCGCGAGGAGCTGGAGGGTGGTGGCGCGGTCGGAGGCCGAGATGCCGGTGCTCACGCCGTGGGCGGCGGTGGCGTCGACGGAGACGGTGAAGGCGGTCTTCATCGACTCGGTGTTGTCGTCGACCATCTGCGGGAGCCGGAGCCGGTCCAGTTCGTCGCCCTCCATGGGGGCGCAGATCAGGCCGCGGCACTCGCTCATCATGAAGGCGACGATCTCCTCGGTCGCCTTCTCGGCGGCGATGACGAGGTCGCCCTCGTTCTCGCGGCTCTCGTCGTCGACGACGACGACCGGGCGTCCGGCGGCGATGTCGGCGATGGCCCGCTCGACCGGGTCGAGCGAGAGGTCGTCGATGCCGTCGGGGCTGTAGAGGAGGGGCGGGCCAAGAGGTGCGGCGCGAAGCGCCTCGTTCAGGG
The Streptomyces sp. NBC_01723 genome window above contains:
- the ribH gene encoding 6,7-dimethyl-8-ribityllumazine synthase; amino-acid sequence: MSGKGAPELSVRNVGDLRVAVVAAQWHDQVMDGLVDGALRALHDLGIDEPTLLRVPGSFELPVVAKVLAGRGYDAVVALGVVIRGGTPHFDYVCQGVTQGLVQVSVETGVPIGFGVLTCDTEEQALDRAGLEGSNEDKGHEAVTAAVATAATLRSVSEPWR
- a CDS encoding hemolysin family protein; its protein translation is MTTPLLLLAAAFLLILANGFFVAAEFGLVTVERPDAEQAAADGDRRAHRVVESLKELSFQLSGTQLGITITSLVVGMLAEPALAQLLDGPFTAVGVPDGAVPGVSVVVGMLLASAVQMVIGELVPKNWAVSRPLQVARFVAGPQHAFARLFHPVIAALNSVANRLVRALGIEPAEELASARTPGELVSLARHSARAGALEQGTADLFVRTLSLGDLTAQHVMTPRVKVSALHSSATAQDVVNLTRATGLSRFPVYRERIDEIVGMVHLKDALAVPAHDRLRVLTGRIARPALLVPETLPVRPLLARLRSEQPIAVVVDEYGGTAGVVTLEDIVEEIVGEVRDEHDGLDAPELAPAPPEDGRPAWDVDGSCRVDALRRVGLEAPDGPYETVAGLVADLLGRIPAVGDRAELPGWRLSVRQVGHYRAERIRLVRTAPVSVPEAAR
- a CDS encoding phosphoribosyl-ATP diphosphatase translates to MSNKTFEELFTELQHKAANGDPATSRTAELVDKGVHAIGKKVVEEAAEVWMAAEYEGKDAAAEEISQLLYHVQVMMVARGISLDDVYAHL
- a CDS encoding bifunctional 3,4-dihydroxy-2-butanone-4-phosphate synthase/GTP cyclohydrolase II, yielding MSTRPSPTAALNEALRAAPLGPPLLYSPDGIDDLSLDPVERAIADIAAGRPVVVVDDESRENEGDLVIAAEKATEEIVAFMMSECRGLICAPMEGDELDRLRLPQMVDDNTESMKTAFTVSVDATAAHGVSTGISASDRATTLQLLASGTAEPTDLVRPGHIFPLRARSGGVLVRDGHTEAAVDLARLAGLRPAGAIVEIAGEDGRMLRLPELIPFARKHGLTIISIEDLIAYRRSAEPTVRREAEVHLPTRHGEFTAYGYRSTVDGVEHVALVHGDVGDGTDVLVRIHSECLTGDVFGSQRCDCGPQLDASLDRIQAEGRGVVVYLRGHEGRGIGLMSKLRAYELQERGRDTLDANLELGLPADARDYGAGAQILQDLGVRSVRLMTNNPDKSDALVRHGIDVTGREPMPVQAGEHNLRYLRTKRDRMGHDLPWLDTKPVSTCGNQ
- the hisG gene encoding ATP phosphoribosyltransferase, translated to MLRIAVPNKGSLSGPAADMLHEAGYQQRRESKELRVVDPTNEVEFFYLRPRDIAIYVSSGKLDIGITGRDLLIDSGADAEEILPLGFARSTFRFAGKPGAAGGIEDLKGRTVATSYEGIVAAHLADRGIDASVVHLDGAVETAIELGVAEVIADVVETGTSLRNAGLEVFGEPIMKSEAVVIRRAGAEPDEATEPKVQQFLRRLQGVLVARTYVMMDYDCRVEQLEKAVALTPGLESPTVSPLHNEGWVAVRAMVPAKEAQRIMDDLYEIGARAILTTAIHACRL
- a CDS encoding PH domain-containing protein, whose amino-acid sequence is MPDTTPDLPALPVTFRPGRTRAVLIVLAVATFATITAVGTVLAGLGTGERLSFVLTALLLAGGLLLLARPHVAADATGVTVVNLTTRRRLAWPEILRVNLRHGDPWVFLDLSDGTSLPVLGIQPGIAKQRAIADARALRALVEARSGAQPDPTRD